The segment TACTCACTCAACCGCGCGAATCCATTTTTGCAGTTAGCAACTCTTTCCAGGCAACCTCTCCAAGACATTTGTGCGTCTTCACTTAAAGGAAACGAGTTCCCTCGGTCGACAAATTCACATAGAGTTGGACAgattcaattcaattcaataaaaaaatgctCCTGAAGACATGTTCTCTATAAAATAAGCAAGCAGATCAGCTTTGACAAGCACAACACTGAATTCTTGGCCTTCCAATATCTCTAGCTGCACCTTCCAAAATActatatctattatattattatttaagtgttAAAAGGAGTAACCATGTTCattctcaaaattaaaaaattatcatattaattagaaaaaagaatctagaccactcattattatgaacatctagcgatctagattaaactaaagagtatatatcaaatacaattaataaatagctaaattcgaaattaaaaattatagaaaattagcaattttattttcatatggtttgagaagcaaaatatctaaataaagagtccaaataaaataaaataaataataattaaaatatggactagaatagaaaaaagaaggatctatatcaaatatagtcttggaataaaaatcaaattattataaaaaccaaatacctaaataaagagttaatgtaaaatacaattaatcaaatattattataataaaatattactgtGACTCTAGGCACGTTATTAAGGTGAACCAACTTACCagttttatcttaaaaaaaaaatctccagcTCCACACAAGCAAACTGCAAACTAGTACTCCAGCTGACCAGTTTGCTCTCCTGTCTCTGTCATTGGCCAAACAATCTGTCGTTGACCTTCCAGCTTTAAGCCATTGACTTTTCCTTGCAAATCTCATTTGCCAAGTCATACATAACCAGCAGCCTTGTGAGTACTCAACACTGCTGAATCTTTCCACGAAGAAGATGGTTGACTTTTTACTTTGACCTCTGCCCATATAAGCTAAGCTGAAACCAAGAACTGCAAGCCAAAGCTGCTGCAATGGCCGCGTTCCATACTCTGACTACCTcctctttcttgttcttcttcctcttctcctgcGGGTTTGCGCCACGAGCCCGGGCGCAGCAGCCCTACGGCTCGGCGATCGCCGATTGCGGCAACCAGCACAACTCCTCTGGTTTGCTTGGCTACTTCTGCAGCGGCAGCAGCGCGCCGTCCTGCCCGACCTACCTCACCTTCAACGCCCGCCCGCCCTACGCCGACCTCGCATCCATTGCAGCGCTCCTCGGCGCCGACGCCGCGGGCCTCGCCGCGGCCAATTCGGTCGGGGAGACGGCAACGCTTGCGCCGGGCACCAAGGTGCTCGTCCCGACGACCTGCTCCTGCACGGCCACGTCGGGGGGACGGTTCTACCAGCGGAATGTGACGTACGTGGCGCGCTCCGACGACACGCTGTTCATCATCTCCAACAACACGTTCCAGGGCTTGTCCACTTGCCAGGCGGTCCAGGCGCAGGGCCTCGGCGGCGCGCCACCGACGAGCCTCCTGGCGGGGCAGCCGCTCGCCGTGCCGCTGCGGTGCGCCTGCCCCAGCGCCGCGCAGGCCGCGGCCGGGGTGAGGTTCCTGGTGAGCTACCTCGTGGGCGAGTTCGACGACCTCAGCGCCGTGGCCGCGCGTTTCGGCGTCGACGCCGAGAACGTCGCGGCGGCCAACGAGCTGCAGACACCGTACACTATATTCCCTTACACCACCCTGCTCATCCCCGTCAAGTCCCACCCTGACATATCGCAGCTCCAGAcaccagcgccgccgcctccgccgccgccgccggtggtaACGTCTGCGCCGGCCAAGAGGAGCAGTAACCATGTCGGGGTTTACATTGGCGTTGGTGTGGCAGTGGCGGCCGTAACTGTCATTGCCTCTGCCGGAGCTTTCCTTGCTCtgagggcgaggaggaggcgagccGGCGCCGTTCTGGACACCGGAGAACTGGCCAAGAAGGAAGGTAAAGTAAACGACAAGTCAACACCATCGGTGGGCACCGGCCAGTTCTCCGTGTCGTTCAGCGAGGCGTTCTCGAGCATTTCCGTGTCGGACATCAAGTCCTCCCTGAAAGTGTACACGTACGCGGAGCTCAAGAAGGCGACCGACGATTTCAGCCCGGATTTCCGCATCGGCGGGTCGGTATACCGCGCGGTGTTCAACGGCGACGCTTCCGCCGTCGAGGTGGTCGACCGGAACGTGTCGGCAGAGGTGGAGATCATGAGGAAGATCAGCCACCTCAATCTGATTAGGCTCATCGGCCTCTGCCACCACCGCGGCCAGTGGTACCTCGTCACCGAGTACGCCGAGCACGGCGCGCTCCGGGACCGGCTCCTCGCCTGCGGCACGGGCGCGGCCGCGCCGCTGAGCTGGGCGCAGCGGGTGCAGGTCGCCCTAGACGTCGCCGAGGGGCTCAGGTACCTGCACGAGTACGCGCGTCCGCCATGCGTGCACATGGACGTGACTAGCGGCAGCGTCCTCCTCGCCGACGAGGGCCCCCGCGCCAAGCTCCGGAGCTTCGGCGCCGCCAGGGCCATCacgggcggcagcggcggcgaggtGCTGTTCACGATGACGAGCCGCATCGCCGGGACACGCGGGTACATTGCACCGGAGTACCTGGAGCACGGCGTGGTGTCGCCCAAGGCCGACGTGTACTCCCTCGGGGTCGTGCTCCTGGAGCTCCTCACCGGGAAGGACGTCGAGGAGCTGGTGGGCGACGGCGTTGGCGACCCATTCGCCTCCTTACGTGAGCTGGCCGAGGAACACGACGATGACGGTGACGCCGTGCTGCAGAGGCTGGAGGAGCTCGTGGACCCGGCGATGCCGGCGGGGAGCTGCCCCCAAGACGCCGTCGTCGTGATGGTAAGGCTGATCGAGAGGTGCGTCCGGCGCGACGCGGCAGGCAGGCCGAGCACGGGGGAGGTGGCTCAGCGCCTTCTGCAGCTGTCCGGCGTCTCAGCGGTCAGTTAGCAGAGATCACCGGAGTCGCTCCTGAGCTCCGGCAGCGGGAAATGCCTAATCTACTAGACTAGTAGTAGTCATACCTGCCATCCTGGGAATTGTGAAACCACCAAAGTTTAATCGTGCACGTTGAATTGAGTTTAAGAACTGATTGTTCTTGGAAAAAATTGGAACTTGCTATTAATCAACCGACTCAAATGCCTGTTCTCCAAACGAGTTGGAAAACGGAAGCTTGACTAGAGAGTGATTCGAGGCGTATCACTCTATGAGGGGATGGAGTTGGTCATGACATGAGGGCTCCTTCGAGAGGCCCTCCGGCGACGCTGGTTCCTTCCTTGACGGCGCGCCGTGAGGGTGCTGCTCGTTGGTGTCCTCAGGCGGCCGCGCGTGCGTTCTATCGTCTATGCTCGCCAGGTTCCTTCGCGCGGGATTTTTCCCTACGCAGTCGCTGGTTGGTGGGAGTGAGAAGGATCGACAAACGCCATAGTCTGCAGGCGGGTCCCGAGCAACCACCCACCATGGGGGCAGGATTGGGAACTCAATTGAGGGCAGTCCGTGCTTTTCGCCATGGGGGTCCTCCTGAGGAGCCTTTATCTTCTCCACCGACGCCTCCAAACCCCAATCATGTCCCTGCTGCTCCCTTCCTCGCATTCTCACCTTGTGGCGTTCGATTCGCCATCTATGTCTGCTCGATCTATTTCTCCCTCTGTCATTCTCTCGGGTTGGCGAGGATTGGTGACCGAAGATACCAGGTGTTCTCGCAGGCATGGATTAAAATTTCGTCacaattttgtgaattttgagaatttcagagaagaataaaatatataattttaaaattttctttcactaacaCGTAGGACTCGTAAGCagataaagaaaaataatcGAAATTTCACGAATTATCTTTACACCAGGgaacgaaaaaaattataaaacaaaattaaaatccctaCTCGCAGGTCGTTTCCTCCCCCAAGGCGTTCAGCTGCTTAAATTGTCATGGTTGGGCGCAACGGTTGGGGTGCTCCTAAGAGGGTAGGTGTCGCATctagttttaacggataaaatcaGATGTGACTTATATGTGTTCAGAATGTTCAACACAACTGAGGATGTCACAtgtaaaataacaaaaataatatttttatagaataaatatttaacttttacagtaattaacatatattatcttctatgtagatatttACAGTAGAATAGAAGCACTgatgcccaacaacactgcagaCAACTGATcaggagacacacgcctagaacgcCACAACCTCGACTTGAtaatcttcaatatcttcactcactaagtagcaccacacatgtcatATGACATATGAAAAATATGAAGTGTGAGCATATGATGCGCTCAACAAATgtaggagaataatgatatgcagacttATCTCAAGGACAAACTAACACATGacatatttgcataaatacgagtaaaaaaaataataatataattaaaaaacattaaatagttattaaataaatgtaaccTAAATGACCTAATAACTATCTACCCATCTTGCaacccataaccatctagtaccacCAGGACTACCATACCATGACCAAACCCATTCCACCACCATATCCAAAACTAACTAATcctgtgaggatccaagtctctcatgaccgtgagcacgactgatatatcagattttacactctgcagaagtTATACAACTTTTCTCATGAaacgtgatttcatcacccgcaagcaggtgactaaagtctccattcTGCCAGTGCTGATTAGGCACATCTCACACTGCCTAAGTTGTGtagccaggagatcactacaaagttTCTCTCAGTATGAGTATGCATGCTGAGGTTTCACTGTTAGAGTTTACGGAATCCCCTTCCAACCTAGAAGCCCAATCTTACGCCAGATGGTTCGGAGGATCGAAGATCCCTTCCTTAAACATCCattaccactaaccaaatggttctaacTCAAGAGTCACCCACATATATCCACTCCTACCGTTTGGCACACACAAACTagatccactaattaataagccAGACCCCCTATAAGGGCTTGTGGTTGGTATGTTATTTTTTGGGTTGTCACTTCACGAATCAGTctttacttaggttacttaagTAAAGACTAaactaacaacataaccatgagaACCACCACAAACCACTTTGCCCAaggtctaaggttccatgttgctatatcaAATTCCTCaccatattaaccatcattgttaCATGTGTTTATTAGTAGTATATGACACTCTCCAACATTCtaacagcatggctaagcatttctgCCCAtaaaaagacacctaaccataaaccacttaggcttcaaagaATGACAAAGGAATATATAGGTAAATCCTAACATATGTGACTACATATCATATTAACATtatatgcaattttataaaacaaaatagtttaaaacataagagcaatatgatcaagaagcacatttgccttttacccaatgttgctcagtgttatcgaaaccttggtcttgaaatcgCTCAAATAGATTCGaagcgttgtcgactaatcatGGATACTAACgataaacaaaagcaacatcgaataaacaccaaataaactctaaattacaaaaatagtaGGAATAGAATGAAAGACTGGGATCTTTGATTGGGCTAGGCAAAGAGAATAGAATTGATTGAACTTCTTTCCAGGAAAGATAAAGAGGTAGGAGCTAGgacttcacatgaaatgatagaaaagattggccgaagcattaacatgtgtgacctacaaattaatattttattttaatatcataaaatcataTTTGTGATACAATGGCATATAGATCTGGCCAGCACCTAAATGGCAATGCAAtaaacataaatttactaatcaaaataatatcctcATGTTATtaggatctagatgttaatgagaGATAACTACTATAAAGATATGCAAATTTATACCTAAAATGaacatggttggatagatcatatttttagaaaaatttgagcgcaagCATCACTCAAGTCGgagctaaaaaaaaagatatgagaCTTTGAAGTTTTAGGGACTTAACTGCAAAAGAGCCATttactaaaattattttttactggAAAAAGGAGAATGACTGGGTTGAATTTGATTACATGGCTAGCTGACTGGGACAACAAGTCAGCAAATACGCTGATGTGCTAGGATGATATGGCAGGCTAACGTGGCATATGGATCTGTGGACCAAAGGGGTGAATTGGGTTTatgggtccacggtggaccgattACACAGGGTGAAGGGGTACGAGATCTAGGCCCTTGGTTTTAGATCGGACGGTTGTGAAGAGGGGGTAGAGGCTCATCGCTGATGTTGTTTTTCGACGGTGAGCGATGGAGACACACAACAAGAGGGTGGCAAACCCACCTAGAGTGATAGGAGGTTCAAAGAGGCGACGAGATGAACCGACAACGAGAGAAAGCGGCAACGGAGTTCGGGATTCGTCGGCCACGATGCTCTGGTGGACGGGGAGCATAGATGAGAGCACACACGTGCTCAACGATCGTTGGTGAAGTCCAAGAACTAGTCTGCGACAGTAACGCGGTATGGGAACGGCAGGTTGGCGAGCTTCAAGCTTCGGCAATGACGACAAATGGAGGGAGGCTTGGGTGTGGCTAGAGTTAGGGCATCTTGGCAACATTGGCACAGGGAGGCAACAATTGAATATATAGGAGGGGAGAAATAGGACTCGAGGTGGAGCGGTACTCAAGGGCGGTGGCGTATTTGGCTTGGACTCCCAGCGGCGAGCGGTGGATTCGATTTAGAGACGGAGACGATAGAGGCTAGGACACGGGCGACTGGCACGGGAGTGGGCCGGGGTGCTGGCGAGCGCGACCCAGAGAGAGATGGGGTAGCAGGTGCGCTGGAACGGGCCAGGGTGGCCAGGCCTAGGTGGAGAGAAAGggtggaggaaggagaggaggctAGCTTGGTCTTGGCCAGGCCGAAAGAAAGAGGGAGATCGGGTCAGATtcagagagtgagagggaggggaggatggGTTGGAGGTGAGAGAAGCTGGGCCAGATTAgggtttttattttgtttgggAATTTCAAAAAAAGAGGTAGCAAGTAAAATCTAAAtaaaataccaattaaaatctaaaaaattctaTATAATTTCCAAAAagcttttaaaaatatttagaatccaaataaaatattttgagcttataaaaacattttgagattttggaaaataaaatataacacaaatgaattcaaataaatcccAAGGAGGTCAAACAAAATCCAAGCAAAACCAGAAAAattcaacaactcaaaataaaatctaaatgcctatttccagcatgaatgcatgcaaACAATTAtaaccttaattcaaatttgggtTTGAATTTATAAAATAGGACTTTCtcttattctaattattcaacctataatctaatcttggaaaattttaaaaatttgagaagtctaaaaatcagggtgtgacagagAGTTTTGGAATGGGCCGTTATTGTCACGGATGTGGTCGTACATCTTCCCTTGAAGGTATTCAGAGGGGTGATTGGGGGAAAACTTGGCAGGAGATTGGATCTTCGGGTCTTCCTCGCTCAAATCCTCATATTTTTGTTCCTCATGTCCCTGATCTTCCAAGATGTGAGACATTTAGCAGCTTAAAAGTTACACCTTGGTGAGTGGATTTTGAGTTGGGATGG is part of the Phragmites australis chromosome 12, lpPhrAust1.1, whole genome shotgun sequence genome and harbors:
- the LOC133886170 gene encoding lysM domain receptor-like kinase 4, which codes for MAAFHTLTTSSFLFFFLFSCGFAPRARAQQPYGSAIADCGNQHNSSGLLGYFCSGSSAPSCPTYLTFNARPPYADLASIAALLGADAAGLAAANSVGETATLAPGTKVLVPTTCSCTATSGGRFYQRNVTYVARSDDTLFIISNNTFQGLSTCQAVQAQGLGGAPPTSLLAGQPLAVPLRCACPSAAQAAAGVRFLVSYLVGEFDDLSAVAARFGVDAENVAAANELQTPYTIFPYTTLLIPVKSHPDISQLQTPAPPPPPPPPVVTSAPAKRSSNHVGVYIGVGVAVAAVTVIASAGAFLALRARRRRAGAVLDTGELAKKEGKVNDKSTPSVGTGQFSVSFSEAFSSISVSDIKSSLKVYTYAELKKATDDFSPDFRIGGSVYRAVFNGDASAVEVVDRNVSAEVEIMRKISHLNLIRLIGLCHHRGQWYLVTEYAEHGALRDRLLACGTGAAAPLSWAQRVQVALDVAEGLRYLHEYARPPCVHMDVTSGSVLLADEGPRAKLRSFGAARAITGGSGGEVLFTMTSRIAGTRGYIAPEYLEHGVVSPKADVYSLGVVLLELLTGKDVEELVGDGVGDPFASLRELAEEHDDDGDAVLQRLEELVDPAMPAGSCPQDAVVVMVRLIERCVRRDAAGRPSTGEVAQRLLQLSGVSAVS